From the genome of Bacillota bacterium, one region includes:
- the nhaB gene encoding sodium/proton antiporter NhaB — protein sequence MDPQAVTGKAKQMGFGQACKANFLGNAPDWYKATILAFLVLNPILMLTVGKYVTGWVLIVEFIFTLAMALKCYPLPAGGLLAIEAVVLGLTNPYTIYQEVEMNLPVILLLMFMVAGIYFMKEGLVFLFSKILTKVRSKVALAFLFSLMGAFLSAFLDALTVTAVIIAVAYGFYNIFHKFASSEKVLEKYDVNHDHIVDDTYREDLNQYRGFLRNLMMHGAVGTALGGATTIVGEPQNLLIGTIMEWHFVDFFLHSAPVSIPVLIVGLLTCITLEVTKFWGYGYQLPDTVRKVMEEDVKAKDAKMDARGRARMIIMAVCGVLLVIALGLHLAEVGIIGLMIIILLTAFNGVIKEEKIGHAFEEALPFTALLVVFFGIVAVIHDQHLFKPIIQWVLNMDGQNQLVAFFMANGILSMISDNVFVATVYMNETQQAFKAGGIALEQYQKMAVSINMGTNIPSVATPNGQAAFLFLLTSALAPLIRLSYMEMVKLALPYCIVMSVTGLLATMYLL from the coding sequence ATGGATCCTCAGGCTGTTACCGGAAAAGCGAAACAGATGGGTTTCGGACAAGCATGCAAAGCAAATTTTCTGGGTAACGCTCCGGACTGGTACAAAGCAACAATTCTCGCTTTTCTGGTGTTGAACCCTATTTTGATGCTTACCGTCGGTAAGTACGTTACCGGTTGGGTGTTGATTGTCGAATTTATCTTTACTCTTGCAATGGCGCTAAAATGTTATCCGCTCCCTGCAGGTGGACTTCTTGCAATCGAAGCCGTTGTACTCGGGCTTACTAACCCGTATACGATCTATCAGGAAGTTGAAATGAACCTCCCGGTTATTTTGCTTCTGATGTTCATGGTTGCCGGGATCTATTTTATGAAAGAAGGTCTTGTGTTCCTGTTTTCCAAGATCCTTACCAAAGTACGCTCCAAAGTCGCGCTTGCATTCCTGTTCTCTTTAATGGGTGCATTTCTTTCAGCTTTTCTGGATGCGCTAACCGTAACGGCGGTGATTATCGCCGTGGCATATGGATTTTACAACATCTTCCACAAGTTTGCTTCCAGCGAAAAAGTATTAGAAAAATATGACGTTAATCACGACCATATTGTTGATGACACATATAGGGAGGACCTGAACCAGTACCGTGGTTTTCTGCGCAATCTTATGATGCATGGTGCTGTGGGTACTGCGCTGGGCGGAGCAACAACTATAGTTGGTGAACCGCAGAACCTACTGATCGGCACCATTATGGAATGGCACTTCGTTGATTTCTTTTTACACAGCGCACCTGTGTCTATCCCGGTACTGATCGTTGGTCTTCTGACCTGCATTACCCTTGAAGTCACCAAGTTTTGGGGGTACGGCTATCAGCTTCCTGATACTGTTCGAAAGGTTATGGAAGAAGACGTAAAAGCTAAAGATGCTAAGATGGATGCTCGCGGACGTGCACGCATGATAATTATGGCTGTATGCGGCGTTCTGTTGGTTATCGCCCTGGGGTTGCACCTGGCAGAAGTCGGTATTATTGGTCTGATGATTATCATCCTGCTTACCGCTTTCAACGGGGTTATTAAAGAAGAAAAAATCGGTCATGCGTTTGAAGAAGCACTGCCGTTTACTGCGTTGCTGGTCGTATTTTTTGGCATCGTCGCGGTTATTCATGACCAGCATCTGTTTAAGCCGATCATTCAGTGGGTACTGAACATGGATGGACAGAATCAGCTTGTCGCTTTCTTTATGGCAAACGGTATCCTTTCTATGATCAGTGATAACGTATTTGTTGCTACCGTATATATGAATGAAACACAGCAAGCGTTTAAAGCTGGAGGCATTGCACTGGAACAATATCAAAAGATGGCAGTTTCAATCAACATGGGTACAAACATCCCTTCCGTTGCTACACCAAACGGTCAGGCGGCGTTCCTGTTCCTGTTAACCTCTGCACTTGCTCCACTGATTCGCCTGTCTTATATGGAAATGGTGAAACTGGCTCTGCCATACTGCATCGTTATGTCTGTTACAGGTTTACTGGCAACAATGTACCTGTTGTAA
- a CDS encoding flavodoxin family protein, whose product MKIIAINGSHRKNKNTAVLLRAVLDEAAAQGASTELLELADHNIKFCISCNKCLGRNQCTINDDDMNSMAEKLLAADGIVLGSPVYWGNVTAMMKNFMDRSRWMHMYKNMLAGKAGAAVTNAGLRNGGQDLVLQIMEHYLSGQGIQLVDARDQNAPLAFTGVSGSLQADFKEGKNIWRRSVEEDEGAMKACRQLGRNMVKTVKSFS is encoded by the coding sequence ATGAAAATCATTGCCATTAACGGAAGCCACAGAAAAAACAAAAATACCGCTGTCCTTCTTCGGGCGGTACTCGATGAGGCCGCTGCACAGGGCGCGTCCACTGAATTACTGGAGCTAGCTGACCACAATATCAAATTTTGTATTTCCTGCAACAAGTGCCTGGGCCGTAACCAGTGTACCATCAATGACGATGACATGAACAGCATGGCTGAAAAGCTGCTGGCCGCCGACGGCATCGTGCTGGGTTCCCCGGTGTACTGGGGAAATGTAACCGCCATGATGAAAAACTTCATGGACCGCTCACGCTGGATGCACATGTACAAAAATATGCTGGCTGGAAAGGCCGGGGCGGCAGTTACCAATGCCGGCTTGCGCAACGGTGGACAGGACTTGGTACTGCAAATCATGGAGCATTACCTCTCCGGCCAGGGAATACAGCTGGTGGACGCCCGGGACCAGAACGCACCGCTGGCCTTTACCGGGGTAAGCGGCTCATTGCAGGCCGATTTTAAAGAAGGCAAAAACATCTGGCGCAGAAGCGTGGAGGAAGACGAGGGAGCAATGAAAGCCTGCCGCCAACTGGGCAGAAATATGGTAAAAACAGTGAAATCGTTCAGCTAA
- the murA gene encoding UDP-N-acetylglucosamine 1-carboxyvinyltransferase — translation MHRFMISGGNPLKGTIRVSGSKNAALPIIAASLLIDGECCIKEVPRLRDVEVMKDVLTYLGATVSWEKDVMRIDARNIHGYEISEDLMRKMRASNLALGSLLGRLRQARISYPGGCNIGSRPMNLHLKGLRTLGVEIKEKFGYITAEAKELKGTDIHLDLPSVGATENLMMAAVLAQGTTILRNAAKEPEIVDLQNFLNCMGAKVRGAGTDNIKIDGVKKLHGNEHSIIPDRIEAGTHIIAGAITQGDLTVTNVIPEHVEPLTAKLKDAGVGLEIADDWVRVFTHENPKAVDIKTLPYPGFPTDMQPQIMALLTLSEGTSVITETVFENRYKHVMELRRMGADIRVEGQTAIVRGVPRLSGACVEASDLRAGAALVLAAMAGENGSVIDMAEHIDRGYERMENKYNAVGARIIRVHS, via the coding sequence TTGCACAGGTTTATGATTTCCGGGGGAAATCCCCTGAAGGGAACCATTCGTGTCAGTGGTTCCAAGAATGCTGCCTTACCCATTATAGCAGCGAGCTTATTAATTGACGGTGAATGTTGTATCAAAGAAGTACCTAGGTTAAGAGATGTAGAGGTGATGAAAGACGTATTAACCTACTTGGGTGCAACTGTTAGCTGGGAAAAAGATGTAATGCGTATTGATGCACGTAATATCCACGGGTATGAAATTTCCGAAGATTTAATGAGGAAAATGCGGGCATCAAATCTTGCCCTGGGATCTTTACTGGGGCGTCTAAGGCAGGCAAGAATAAGTTACCCTGGTGGCTGTAATATAGGTTCCCGGCCCATGAATTTGCATCTTAAAGGTTTAAGAACACTGGGTGTTGAGATAAAGGAAAAATTTGGTTATATAACCGCCGAGGCCAAAGAGCTAAAAGGTACTGACATTCACCTGGATTTGCCCAGCGTTGGTGCTACCGAGAATTTAATGATGGCCGCTGTACTGGCACAGGGCACAACAATACTTCGTAATGCCGCCAAAGAACCGGAAATAGTAGATTTACAAAATTTTCTTAATTGTATGGGCGCTAAGGTCAGGGGTGCAGGAACGGATAATATTAAAATCGACGGAGTTAAGAAGCTGCACGGCAATGAACATTCCATAATCCCTGACAGAATCGAGGCCGGCACTCATATCATAGCCGGTGCTATTACCCAGGGGGACTTAACGGTAACCAATGTCATACCGGAACACGTAGAACCGTTAACGGCAAAACTTAAAGATGCCGGTGTTGGCTTGGAAATAGCAGATGATTGGGTAAGGGTATTCACCCATGAAAACCCCAAGGCGGTTGACATAAAGACTCTGCCCTACCCTGGTTTTCCCACTGATATGCAGCCTCAGATTATGGCCCTCTTAACCTTATCCGAGGGCACCAGCGTAATCACCGAGACTGTATTCGAAAACCGTTATAAGCATGTAATGGAATTGCGCCGTATGGGCGCAGATATAAGGGTGGAAGGGCAAACAGCCATCGTCAGAGGCGTCCCCCGCTTGAGCGGTGCCTGTGTAGAGGCCAGCGACCTAAGAGCCGGTGCCGCCCTGGTATTAGCGGCCATGGCGGGAGAAAATGGCTCGGTTATCGACATGGCCGAACACATCGACCGCGGATATGAAAGAATGGAAAATAAATATAATGCCGTAGGGGCAAGAATCATTCGAGTGCACAGTTAA
- a CDS encoding DNA polymerase IV: protein MKRVILLADMNSFFASCHQALQTELKNEKVIVAGDPKKRTGIVLAASYPAKDLGVKTGMPMWEARQLCPDGHFFKPDYQLYVDFSTRILHIMRDITDLVEPFSIDEAFADVTGVTDLWGLPEVTAKMLKERIKNDVGVLCSVGIGPNKLIAKMAAGVQKPNGLTMVADIEEFKQIFWPKPVRKLFGVGSRYEKHLYNCNVHTIGDLANFPVQYLKKRWGKNGQLLWHLANGVDNSPVVPTSLDTCKSIGQQKTLPRDLQGFERIKVVMLELSEAIARRVRQGNYIGRTVSLTLRDPQLRFFSRSQSMSQYTDLADEIYFTACGILQKHWEEEWPVRLVGITFSNLIPKDHFQYDIFGERIRLSRISRACDRIKDRFGETAIMRGVSLTEGSINRGTR from the coding sequence ATGAAGCGAGTTATCTTACTAGCTGATATGAATAGCTTTTTTGCCAGCTGCCACCAGGCTTTACAAACCGAATTAAAAAATGAAAAAGTTATTGTTGCCGGCGACCCCAAAAAGAGGACCGGGATCGTTCTGGCTGCATCATACCCGGCAAAAGACTTGGGCGTTAAGACGGGTATGCCAATGTGGGAGGCCCGCCAACTCTGTCCCGACGGACACTTTTTTAAACCGGATTACCAGCTCTATGTAGACTTTTCCACCAGGATACTGCATATCATGCGGGACATAACAGATCTGGTGGAACCCTTTTCTATAGACGAAGCCTTCGCTGACGTTACAGGTGTTACCGACCTCTGGGGCCTGCCGGAAGTTACTGCAAAAATGCTAAAAGAACGTATTAAAAATGACGTAGGTGTACTATGCAGCGTGGGTATCGGTCCGAATAAGCTAATAGCAAAAATGGCAGCCGGGGTACAAAAACCCAATGGCCTGACCATGGTTGCGGATATTGAGGAATTTAAGCAAATCTTTTGGCCCAAGCCCGTTAGAAAACTATTCGGCGTTGGCTCCCGGTACGAAAAGCATCTTTACAACTGTAACGTACATACCATTGGGGACCTGGCAAATTTTCCGGTGCAATATCTTAAAAAACGGTGGGGTAAAAACGGTCAATTGCTCTGGCACCTTGCCAATGGGGTAGACAATAGCCCGGTGGTACCCACATCATTGGATACTTGTAAAAGCATCGGCCAGCAAAAGACCTTACCCCGGGACCTGCAGGGTTTTGAAAGAATCAAAGTTGTCATGCTGGAATTGAGCGAGGCAATCGCCCGGCGCGTGCGCCAGGGGAATTATATTGGCCGCACCGTGAGTTTAACCCTACGTGACCCCCAGCTCCGTTTTTTCTCCCGGTCGCAAAGCATGTCCCAGTACACTGACCTGGCCGATGAAATTTACTTCACCGCTTGCGGCATCTTACAAAAGCACTGGGAAGAGGAGTGGCCAGTCCGCCTGGTGGGAATAACATTTAGCAATTTAATTCCAAAAGACCACTTTCAATACGATATCTTTGGTGAACGAATCCGTCTTTCCCGAATTTCACGGGCATGCGACCGGATAAAAGATAGGTTTGGAGAGACAGCAATCATGAGGGGAGTATCCCTGACAGAAGGGAGCATCAATCGTGGGACGCGATAA
- a CDS encoding DUF3160 domain-containing protein encodes MMWALCILLLLATALTSCSESGREAKEPDPEASRPPTAYASEFASYKEVPVDASPGVEPYTVETGLRNVINRDMFELSPEAKQLLVENGFVVEPGQFREFFMLYEMNRYAFEPVPSFITTDSMLHNYHLFFSHLLRVTEKEKLAPELKKVTAAMLSLSEEQYADLKGTGWENAAKRNLGFFAVAGRLLDPKMPVPAQVQGEVENELALIEDSSGIQDSPLMNMGQDLKGPDALQEDYSQYIPRGHYAHSELLQSYFQAMMWYGRMTFRLKSEDETKSAVLMTLALDSSDSRQSWDNIYQPTNFFVGKSDDLSYPQYRELLDKTHGSGAGLKEVTSGGEKWETFMREAARLKPPVINSVPVFEEEIQPDRVREIKGFRFMGQRFTLDASVFQRLVYREVKENSAGERRLLPRALDIPAAMGSVEAYDILKAEGETSYPGYPENMSKLQNYIAGLDRETWNQNLYWGWLYTLDSLLEEKGEGYPFFMQGEAWTRKGLNTYLASWTELKHDTILYAKQVYAEMGGGMENVDDRGYVEPNPHLYARLAALVDMTREGLTERDLLDQRDRDSLDRLEQLALALKTISEKELSNKPLTGDEYDLIRSYGGQLEHFWLEALRDEGVDHRSAIGDNPAALVADVATDPNGLVLEEATGHIFPIYAVVPVDGSLRIARGGVYSHYEFPWPLNDRLTDKKWQQMLDSDQAPPLARWTENFVAP; translated from the coding sequence ATGATGTGGGCGCTGTGTATTCTTTTACTGCTGGCGACAGCTCTGACAAGCTGCTCGGAATCGGGGCGGGAGGCAAAGGAACCGGACCCGGAGGCATCCCGGCCGCCGACCGCCTACGCCTCAGAGTTTGCCTCATATAAAGAGGTGCCGGTGGATGCCTCCCCGGGTGTAGAGCCCTACACTGTGGAAACCGGCCTGAGGAATGTAATTAACCGGGATATGTTCGAGTTGTCCCCGGAGGCCAAGCAGTTACTGGTGGAGAACGGCTTTGTGGTGGAGCCAGGCCAGTTCCGGGAATTTTTCATGCTCTATGAAATGAACCGCTATGCATTTGAGCCGGTACCCAGCTTTATCACCACCGACTCTATGCTGCACAACTACCACCTATTTTTCAGCCACCTCTTACGGGTTACGGAAAAGGAAAAGCTAGCCCCGGAATTAAAAAAAGTAACTGCTGCTATGCTCTCTTTGTCTGAAGAACAATACGCAGATCTTAAGGGTACCGGGTGGGAGAACGCCGCCAAGAGAAATTTGGGCTTTTTCGCTGTGGCCGGAAGGCTTTTAGACCCTAAAATGCCGGTTCCGGCACAGGTGCAGGGGGAAGTGGAAAATGAGCTGGCCCTAATTGAAGACAGCTCAGGCATCCAGGATTCCCCTCTTATGAACATGGGGCAAGACCTGAAGGGCCCGGATGCGCTGCAGGAGGACTATTCGCAGTATATTCCCAGGGGCCATTATGCCCATAGTGAACTTCTACAGTCATATTTTCAGGCCATGATGTGGTATGGGAGAATGACCTTTCGGCTCAAGAGTGAAGATGAAACCAAATCCGCTGTTTTAATGACCCTGGCCCTTGATTCTAGCGATAGCCGCCAGAGTTGGGATAATATTTACCAGCCCACCAACTTTTTTGTAGGCAAAAGTGATGATCTTTCTTACCCGCAGTACCGGGAACTGCTGGATAAAACCCACGGCAGCGGGGCCGGGCTCAAAGAAGTCACTTCCGGCGGGGAAAAGTGGGAAACCTTTATGAGGGAAGCGGCAAGGCTGAAACCCCCGGTCATAAATTCAGTTCCCGTGTTTGAGGAGGAAATTCAGCCTGACCGGGTCAGGGAAATAAAGGGCTTTCGGTTCATGGGGCAAAGGTTTACCCTGGATGCCTCAGTTTTCCAGCGGCTGGTTTACCGCGAGGTAAAGGAAAACAGTGCAGGCGAAAGGAGATTGCTGCCCAGAGCCCTGGATATTCCAGCCGCCATGGGCTCCGTTGAAGCTTATGACATTCTGAAGGCGGAGGGGGAAACGAGCTACCCCGGCTACCCTGAGAATATGAGTAAACTGCAGAATTATATTGCCGGTTTGGACAGAGAAACCTGGAACCAAAACCTTTATTGGGGTTGGCTGTATACCCTTGATTCTTTGCTGGAAGAAAAGGGGGAGGGATACCCTTTCTTTATGCAAGGCGAGGCTTGGACCAGAAAAGGTCTGAATACCTATTTAGCCAGCTGGACAGAGCTGAAGCACGATACCATACTGTACGCCAAACAGGTATATGCTGAAATGGGCGGCGGCATGGAAAACGTAGATGACCGGGGGTACGTGGAGCCCAACCCGCACCTGTATGCCCGCCTGGCCGCACTGGTGGATATGACCCGGGAGGGGCTAACGGAAAGGGATCTTTTGGACCAAAGGGACCGGGACAGCCTGGATCGTCTGGAACAACTGGCGCTGGCCTTAAAGACCATATCGGAAAAGGAACTCTCCAATAAACCGCTTACCGGGGACGAGTACGACCTAATTCGCTCCTACGGCGGGCAGCTGGAACACTTTTGGTTGGAGGCCCTCAGGGATGAAGGGGTGGATCACCGCTCCGCTATAGGTGACAACCCGGCAGCGCTGGTGGCCGATGTGGCCACTGACCCTAATGGATTGGTACTGGAAGAGGCCACCGGTCACATCTTTCCCATTTATGCCGTGGTGCCCGTTGACGGCAGCTTGAGAATTGCCCGGGGCGGTGTTTATTCTCACTACGAATTCCCCTGGCCCCTAAACGACCGCTTAACGGACAAAAAATGGCAACAAATGCTGGACTCCGATCAGGCACCGCCCTTGGCCCGATGGACTGAAAACTTTGTTGCCCCGTGA
- a CDS encoding DUF3795 domain-containing protein, which translates to MPDLSAPCGLLCSACPLYQAEQDPAFNKKLAEKMKVAPERARCPGCRPCSGKVTPIPGGCSTFDCAQAKGVEFCYQCGDFPCRRLAPCADRAGILPHNFKLYSLQALKKMGRKAWEEEYPTLISLYFRGKMKLGVGPELD; encoded by the coding sequence GTGCCAGATCTTTCCGCCCCCTGTGGTTTGCTTTGCAGCGCATGTCCCCTCTACCAGGCTGAACAAGACCCTGCATTTAACAAAAAACTGGCCGAAAAAATGAAAGTTGCGCCGGAACGTGCCAGATGCCCGGGTTGCCGCCCCTGTTCCGGCAAAGTTACCCCCATACCCGGCGGATGTTCCACCTTTGATTGCGCCCAGGCCAAAGGCGTGGAATTCTGTTACCAGTGCGGTGATTTTCCCTGCCGCAGGCTGGCACCCTGTGCCGACCGCGCCGGTATTTTACCCCACAATTTCAAACTATACAGTCTCCAGGCGTTAAAGAAAATGGGCAGGAAAGCCTGGGAAGAAGAATACCCCACGCTGATCAGCCTTTATTTCCGCGGTAAAATGAAACTGGGTGTCGGGCCGGAACTCGATTAG
- a CDS encoding VCBS repeat-containing protein: MLLFLVLVAGCPGCSGSGGTVQPVGTVESRGFTAFENNKLKLAEISESQISQALRDRPEYRLVKHRQFDLDGDGTPEKISLQDGEITVQIGSGFFWCSPRDWWVDYFFLGDADNDGTPELNLLVWKQGSFGPQRPFWVKGEDKEIKNHLFIFRLEKGDIKPVWQSSNLDMPNHWAALLDINDDGENELVAVEGSYTNPGKRKVTIWKWNGWGFSRLDIFDSNDGQL, translated from the coding sequence TTGCTGCTGTTTCTTGTGCTGGTGGCGGGTTGTCCGGGCTGCTCCGGTTCAGGTGGCACGGTGCAGCCTGTCGGGACCGTGGAAAGCCGGGGCTTTACAGCCTTCGAAAATAACAAGCTAAAGCTAGCGGAAATTTCGGAATCCCAAATATCTCAGGCCCTAAGGGACCGCCCGGAATACAGGCTGGTTAAACACCGCCAATTTGATCTGGACGGGGACGGTACCCCGGAAAAAATCTCTTTGCAAGACGGGGAAATAACGGTGCAGATCGGCTCCGGCTTTTTTTGGTGTTCACCACGTGACTGGTGGGTGGACTATTTCTTTTTGGGGGACGCCGACAACGATGGCACGCCGGAGCTAAACCTTTTGGTTTGGAAACAGGGAAGCTTTGGCCCTCAGAGGCCTTTCTGGGTAAAAGGAGAAGACAAAGAAATTAAAAATCACCTGTTCATTTTCAGGCTGGAAAAGGGGGACATAAAACCGGTGTGGCAGTCCTCCAACCTGGACATGCCCAACCACTGGGCCGCCCTTTTAGACATTAACGATGACGGGGAGAATGAACTGGTAGCCGTGGAGGGCAGTTACACCAATCCCGGGAAGAGGAAAGTAACCATCTGGAAATGGAACGGCTGGGGTTTTTCCCGGTTGGACATATTTGACAGCAATGACGGCCAATTATAG
- a CDS encoding PAS domain S-box protein yields the protein MLPKFGYICYLKERFCMISGRDKYRFLVENLPDAFAYHQIVTDSENRPVDYIFLKINSAFEEMTGLSRDSVIGKKVTEVHPDIKESSFDWIGTYGKVASTGKSTHFEQYFEVADRWYDITAYSDEPGYFAVVFRDSTENKKVEMALRENEAFIKSVMDNLPIGIAVNSVDPTVKFEYMNDNFYNFYQTTREALTDTDSFWEVVYEDAEFREKLKQRVLEDCASGDPERMHWEDVPITRKGKETFYITAKNIPVPGKPLVISTVSDVTERKRAEKALRENEENLATTLHSIGDAVIATDEEGLIARMNPMAEKLCGWPFSEARGKPLADVFRIIDSKTRKPASNPVKTVLENGEVIGLANHTALISRDGTEYQIADSAAPIKNYDEIITGVVLVFSDVSEDYALRRKIEESELRWQFALEGSGDGVWDLNVQTGQAFFSRQWKKMLGYEEHEIGNDIEEWDKRVHPEDKRKCYAFLEKHFRGETPDYQNEHRILCKNGIYKWILARGKVIEWTGGGEPLRVIGTHTDITERKQTEEKIRYMSFHDSLTDLYNRRYMEEEMKRLDVERQLPISVIISDLNGLKLVNDTYGHSVGDEMLKHTAEVIKNSCRQEDIIARWGGDEFVILLPQTTKMEALSICKRINYACSKTYVEDIPISIALGSEIKDSAEKNLTETLKEAEDNMYKHKLTESRSAKSAVLNSLLKTLGAKSHETEEHTRRMQDVALKIGEKVELPDSELHRLGILTTLHDIGKINIPENILIKKEALTQEEWEIIKKHPEIGYRIARSTEEFSHVAEDILAHHERWDGSGYPRGLKGKEITLLARITAIADAYEVMTNGRPYRKALPQSEVITELKRCAGTHFDPDLIEVFLCLHEESVNNSDRPG from the coding sequence ATGTTGCCGAAATTTGGCTATATTTGCTATCTAAAGGAGAGATTTTGCATGATATCCGGGCGAGACAAATACCGTTTTCTTGTTGAGAACCTGCCGGACGCTTTTGCCTACCACCAGATTGTAACGGACAGCGAAAACAGACCTGTGGACTATATATTTCTTAAAATAAACTCTGCTTTTGAAGAAATGACAGGTCTTTCCAGGGACAGTGTTATCGGTAAAAAGGTCACAGAGGTACACCCGGATATAAAAGAATCTTCTTTTGACTGGATCGGCACCTATGGCAAGGTGGCGTCAACAGGTAAGAGCACCCACTTTGAACAGTACTTTGAGGTGGCGGATCGATGGTACGATATTACCGCCTACAGCGACGAGCCCGGCTATTTTGCCGTGGTCTTTCGTGATAGCACGGAGAATAAGAAGGTGGAAATGGCACTGCGGGAAAATGAAGCCTTTATTAAGTCCGTCATGGATAACCTTCCCATCGGTATCGCTGTAAACTCTGTCGATCCCACTGTAAAATTCGAATACATGAATGATAATTTTTATAATTTTTACCAAACTACAAGAGAAGCCCTTACCGATACAGACAGTTTTTGGGAGGTTGTTTACGAGGATGCTGAGTTTAGGGAAAAGCTTAAGCAAAGGGTTTTGGAGGATTGTGCCAGCGGTGATCCGGAGCGAATGCATTGGGAGGATGTTCCGATAACCCGTAAAGGAAAAGAGACATTCTATATAACCGCTAAGAATATCCCGGTACCAGGAAAACCTTTGGTGATATCAACAGTATCAGATGTCACCGAACGCAAGAGAGCGGAGAAAGCCCTGCGCGAAAATGAGGAAAACCTTGCCACTACTTTACACTCTATTGGTGACGCGGTAATTGCAACTGACGAAGAAGGATTAATTGCCAGGATGAATCCTATGGCTGAAAAGCTTTGCGGGTGGCCGTTTTCTGAAGCAAGAGGGAAACCGCTGGCTGATGTTTTCCGGATAATAGATTCCAAAACCCGCAAACCTGCTTCTAATCCTGTTAAGACAGTTCTGGAAAATGGTGAAGTTATCGGCCTTGCTAATCACACTGCTCTCATCTCTAGAGACGGCACCGAATATCAGATTGCCGACAGTGCTGCACCGATAAAGAACTACGACGAAATAATCACCGGTGTAGTATTAGTCTTTTCTGATGTTAGCGAAGACTATGCTTTAAGGAGAAAAATTGAGGAAAGTGAATTGAGATGGCAGTTTGCACTGGAAGGTTCCGGTGACGGAGTCTGGGACTTGAATGTTCAGACAGGCCAAGCGTTCTTTTCACGTCAATGGAAGAAAATGCTGGGTTATGAAGAACACGAAATTGGCAATGACATAGAGGAATGGGACAAAAGAGTTCACCCGGAAGATAAGAGAAAATGCTATGCATTCCTGGAGAAACACTTCAGGGGTGAAACACCGGACTACCAAAACGAGCACCGTATTCTCTGTAAAAACGGCATCTACAAGTGGATTCTGGCCCGGGGCAAAGTAATCGAGTGGACAGGCGGGGGTGAGCCCCTGCGCGTTATCGGAACTCATACAGATATTACCGAACGTAAGCAGACGGAAGAAAAGATTCGATACATGAGCTTCCACGACAGTCTTACGGATCTTTACAACCGAAGATACATGGAAGAAGAGATGAAAAGGCTCGATGTCGAAAGGCAGCTGCCTATCAGCGTTATCATTTCTGATCTGAACGGCCTCAAATTGGTTAATGACACCTACGGACACAGTGTAGGGGATGAGATGCTTAAGCATACGGCGGAAGTCATAAAAAACTCCTGCCGCCAAGAAGATATCATTGCCCGTTGGGGCGGCGACGAATTTGTTATCCTTCTGCCCCAAACGACAAAAATGGAAGCATTATCAATATGCAAAAGAATTAATTATGCTTGCAGTAAAACATATGTGGAAGATATCCCCATTTCAATAGCCTTAGGCAGCGAAATTAAGGACAGTGCAGAAAAAAATCTTACTGAGACCTTAAAAGAAGCCGAAGATAATATGTATAAGCACAAGCTTACAGAAAGTCGAAGTGCCAAAAGTGCGGTTTTAAATAGCCTACTTAAAACACTAGGAGCAAAAAGCCACGAAACAGAAGAGCATACCAGGCGCATGCAGGATGTGGCTCTGAAAATCGGTGAGAAAGTTGAGCTTCCCGATTCAGAGCTACACCGGTTAGGCATATTAACTACACTGCACGATATTGGGAAAATTAATATTCCTGAAAACATTTTGATAAAAAAAGAGGCTTTAACGCAAGAGGAATGGGAGATTATCAAAAAGCACCCGGAAATAGGATACCGCATAGCCCGTTCAACGGAAGAGTTCAGCCATGTCGCCGAAGACATTTTAGCCCACCATGAACGCTGGGATGGTTCGGGATACCCACGCGGATTAAAAGGTAAGGAGATAACATTGCTGGCTCGCATCACAGCTATCGCCGATGCTTACGAGGTAATGACAAATGGAAGACCGTACAGAAAAGCACTACCCCAAAGCGAAGTTATCACGGAATTAAAAAGGTGTGCCGGGACACATTTTGATCCCGATTTGATAGAAGTTTTTCTTTGTTTACACGAGGAGAGTGTAAACAATTCGGACCGCCCCGGTTGA